Below is a genomic region from Brassica oleracea var. oleracea cultivar TO1000 chromosome C9, BOL, whole genome shotgun sequence.
CTAATGGGTTCTAGGGATAATCATGCTCTAAGAACCTCACCATAAAAGATCCCAATTAATCATGCTCTAAAAGAGTTTGTTAAAGTGAACCACACAAACGTGGTCAATTGGTAAGGCGAATTTGGAAAGGTTTTAAGCACCTCGGATTCAGAACCTATTAAACTCAGATTTACACGTTTGTGTGGCCAAACGACATGAATATCTAATTTCCAACAGATCTGTCTTGCGCTGATGAACAGGTTCCCATGGGATTAGTCGGTTGGGCTTCGGCCCACCGGATACTCCGGATTATCAACAAATAAAATGACCTAAATTATATGATGACGTTTGAGATAATTTTATCGAATCATTTTATAAGTGCAGGCGGCAGCTTCAGCCTCTAACTGAGAATCAAGCAACTCATCATAAATTCTGATATGGAGCAATCTGAAGGCCCATAACAAAGCCCATATAATAGAATTGAGCTTAGCCCACACCACTTTTATTTCCGAACCGGGGTTAGGGTTTCTCAGTGACTCAGGGCTATACTCTGTAGGTTTATAAAGCAGCTTGCTTTTTCAACCTGCGTCTCTGATCTCTTATCACTCTCTCCCTCCCTCCCTCCCTCCCTCCCCTAACCTCGGCAAGCAGCTACAATGGCGGTTACCTTCTCAGATCTACACACAGAGCAAGGTGTTAAATCCGTGGAGGAGCACCTCGCAGGGAAAACCTACATCTCCGGGTAAGTTTCTCACTTTCCCATCTTTCGCAATACGTTTTCGATCGGCGTTTGAAGTCTAAAACATAACTTTTTGATTTCCGCAGAGATCAATTGTCTGTGGATGATGTGAAGGTATACGCTGCCATCGTGGAGAAACCGAGCGATGCCTTCCCTAATGCTAGCAAGTGGTACGATTGCGTCGCGTCCCACCTTGCTAAAAGGTTCGTCCTTTTGTAACTTTTGAATCAAACTAAATAAGATTTGGTTTATGATTGATCTTCCAAGAACTTAGGAGGTTTCTAATTGTTGCAGTTTCCCTGGTAAGGCCGTCGGAGTTTCAATCGGTGGCTCTGCTGCTGCTGCTCCTGCTCAAGCTGAGGTACCCTTTCCTTGAATGCTTGAGTCTTGTTCTATTCCTAATCTATCTGTTAGTAAACAATGACGTGATCATTATATTTTTGAAGAATGCTTTTGATATGGTGATAGTTCTAGTCTTATACTAGGGAGAAGAGTTGTGTTTGCTAGAGGAAACGTTTTGTGTGATTTAGCTATTTTCGTGAATCGTGAACAGGCACCTGCAGCTGATGATGATGATGACATGGATCTGTTTGGTGACGAGACCGAGGAGGAAAAGAAAGCTGCAGAGGAGAGGGAGTCTGCTAAGAAAGACACTAAGAAGCCGAAAGAGAGTAAGCACTGTCTTTTGTTTGGTTTTGGATCTGGAACACATGTGATTACTGAGAAACTGCATCTTATTCTCTTTTTTGAATTTTGTTTAGGTGGAAAGTCATCTGTGCTCATGGAA
It encodes:
- the LOC106313474 gene encoding elongation factor 1-beta 2-like, translating into MAVTFSDLHTEQGVKSVEEHLAGKTYISGDQLSVDDVKVYAAIVEKPSDAFPNASKWYDCVASHLAKSFPGKAVGVSIGGSAAAAPAQAEAPAADDDDDMDLFGDETEEEKKAAEERESAKKDTKKPKESGKSSVLMEVKPWDDETDMKKLEECVRAVEMPGLLWGASKLVPVGYGIKKLTIMLTIVDDLVSPDNLIEDYLTCEPNNEYIQSVDIVAFNKI